From Desulfotignum phosphitoxidans DSM 13687, one genomic window encodes:
- a CDS encoding amidohydrolase family protein encodes MENNRLVIRADQLYDGRSVHTDMTVVVEGRHIVDVTDRPCPGDIRGIVTPAFIDPHSHIGMERQGEPVLETETDEHSTPFAPLHNPLDSIYFDDRAFADAVDFGVLYSCVVPGSGNIIGGKAVIIKNFAENRSDAVVSDYGFKAAFGSNPRMSTHWKGPRPSTRMGAAAMLKKYLSDIFRKQEQACIKKEKALYELTRPDSPKKGAVWAQREYDLALSESEWEIFRLFNGDKILKVHLHKADDALFLMDLKKKFNIRVTAEHALDICDSRIFNALADHGIPVVYGPLGASDGKVELKNASWRHTARLMASRAKFGLMSDHPIILAHHLRDSLKYFLIQGMAPADAIGLITLKNAEILGIDHCLGTVAPGRLASLIVWDKDPFHLGAYPRVILAEGRIIRDRR; translated from the coding sequence ATGGAAAACAACCGCCTTGTTATCCGGGCCGACCAGCTGTATGACGGCCGGTCTGTGCACACAGACATGACCGTGGTGGTGGAAGGCCGCCATATCGTGGATGTGACGGACAGACCCTGTCCCGGCGACATCCGGGGCATCGTCACCCCGGCGTTCATCGACCCCCATTCCCACATCGGCATGGAGCGCCAGGGGGAACCGGTCTTAGAAACCGAAACAGACGAGCATAGCACGCCTTTTGCGCCGCTGCACAATCCCCTGGACAGCATCTATTTCGATGACCGGGCCTTTGCCGATGCCGTGGACTTCGGGGTGCTGTATTCCTGTGTGGTGCCGGGGTCCGGCAACATTATCGGCGGCAAAGCCGTGATCATCAAAAATTTTGCCGAAAACCGATCTGATGCGGTTGTCAGCGACTATGGATTCAAGGCGGCATTCGGGTCCAATCCCCGGATGTCCACGCACTGGAAAGGCCCCCGGCCCAGTACCCGCATGGGAGCCGCCGCCATGCTCAAAAAATATCTGTCTGATATCTTTCGAAAACAAGAGCAGGCCTGCATCAAAAAGGAAAAAGCCCTGTATGAACTGACCCGGCCGGACAGCCCGAAAAAAGGCGCGGTCTGGGCCCAGCGGGAATATGATCTGGCCCTGTCTGAATCCGAGTGGGAGATCTTCCGGCTGTTCAATGGAGACAAAATTCTGAAAGTGCACCTGCACAAGGCGGATGACGCCCTGTTTCTCATGGATCTGAAAAAAAAGTTCAATATCAGAGTCACGGCGGAACATGCCCTGGACATTTGTGACTCAAGGATTTTCAATGCGTTGGCCGACCACGGCATCCCCGTGGTGTACGGACCTTTGGGGGCTTCAGACGGCAAGGTGGAGCTGAAAAACGCATCCTGGCGGCACACGGCCCGGCTCATGGCATCCCGGGCCAAATTCGGTCTGATGAGCGACCATCCCATCATCCTGGCTCATCATCTGAGAGACAGCCTCAAATATTTTCTGATCCAGGGCATGGCCCCGGCGGATGCCATCGGTCTGATCACGTTAAAAAACGCGGAAATCCTTGGCATCGACCATTGCCTGGGCACGGTGGCCCCGGGCCGTCTGGCCAGCCTGATTGTCTGGGACAAAGACCCGTTCCATTTAGGCGCATATCCGCGGGTAATTCTGGCTGAAGGCCGGATCATCCGGGACCGGCGATGA
- a CDS encoding calcium/sodium antiporter: MGMAVVAVIAGLILLVWSADRFVSGAAATATYFGMPPLLIGMVVVGFGTSAPEMVVSALAAVQGSPGIALGNAYGSNIANIALILGITALISPVMVHSAVLKKELPILTLITAGSVWLVADLMISLSDAMILLGVFAVLMGWTIVQGIRRKTDPLAEQMEVRAMDSGLSIRRAVFRLILGLVLLILSSRILVWGAVELARMFHVSDMIIGLTIVAVGTSLPELASSIIAARRNEHDIALGNVLGSNLFNTLAVVGIAGVIHPFGVDPSVLYRDMAVMGGLTLSLFIIGYGFRGRPGRINRLEGAGLLAVYLGYTAFFVIPLLTAGPS; this comes from the coding sequence ATGGGGATGGCGGTTGTTGCGGTGATTGCAGGATTGATTCTTCTGGTGTGGAGTGCGGACCGGTTTGTGTCGGGTGCGGCGGCCACGGCCACTTATTTCGGCATGCCCCCGCTGCTCATCGGCATGGTGGTCGTGGGATTCGGCACTTCAGCGCCGGAAATGGTGGTATCGGCGCTGGCCGCCGTGCAGGGCAGTCCCGGAATTGCCCTGGGAAACGCCTATGGATCCAATATCGCCAATATCGCTTTGATTCTGGGCATCACGGCATTGATCAGTCCGGTCATGGTCCATTCCGCGGTATTGAAAAAAGAACTCCCGATTTTGACACTGATTACCGCAGGATCGGTATGGCTGGTGGCGGACCTGATGATTTCCCTGTCAGATGCAATGATACTGCTGGGGGTGTTCGCTGTTTTGATGGGCTGGACCATTGTGCAGGGAATCCGCCGGAAGACCGATCCTTTGGCCGAGCAGATGGAAGTCCGGGCCATGGATTCGGGCCTGTCCATCCGGCGGGCGGTTTTTCGGCTGATTCTGGGCCTGGTTCTCTTGATCTTAAGTTCCCGGATACTGGTATGGGGGGCTGTGGAACTGGCCCGGATGTTCCATGTCAGCGATATGATCATCGGGCTGACCATTGTCGCGGTGGGCACATCCCTGCCGGAACTGGCATCCTCCATTATTGCGGCCCGCCGGAACGAACATGATATCGCTCTGGGCAATGTGCTGGGATCCAATCTGTTTAATACCCTGGCTGTGGTGGGGATTGCCGGTGTCATTCATCCTTTCGGGGTGGATCCATCGGTTCTGTATCGGGATATGGCGGTGATGGGAGGGCTGACCCTGTCCCTTTTCATTATCGGATACGGGTTCAGGGGCCGGCCGGGGCGTATCAACCGGCTGGAAGGTGCCGGCCTGCTGGCCGTTTATCTGGGATACACGGCTTTTTTTGTCATTCCCTTGCTGACCGCCGGTCCGTCATGA
- a CDS encoding type II toxin-antitoxin system VapC family toxin — protein MILLDTNIVSELMRPLPNSKVVFWLDDQPETDIWISSVTLGEILLGLALLPDGKKKRALVGAASQMFENDFARRCLPFDCEAAEVYALIVSQRTRKGRPISVEDAQIAAIALTADLTLATRNVKDFIGIEKLKFINPWEL, from the coding sequence GTGATCCTTTTGGATACCAATATCGTATCTGAATTGATGCGGCCCCTGCCCAACTCTAAAGTGGTTTTCTGGCTTGATGATCAGCCCGAAACCGACATTTGGATCAGTTCTGTCACTTTAGGCGAAATATTATTGGGCCTTGCGCTTTTGCCGGATGGAAAAAAGAAACGGGCACTGGTGGGGGCGGCATCTCAGATGTTTGAAAATGATTTTGCCAGGCGCTGCCTTCCATTTGATTGCGAAGCCGCTGAGGTTTATGCACTGATTGTTTCACAAAGGACTCGAAAAGGGCGCCCGATAAGTGTAGAAGATGCACAAATTGCAGCCATCGCCCTGACTGCCGATCTGACCTTGGCCACACGGAATGTCAAAGATTTTATCGGAATTGAAAAACTGAAATTCATCAATCCATGGGAACTATAA
- a CDS encoding FitA-like ribbon-helix-helix domain-containing protein, translating into MASLTLRNIDESIKVKLRIVAAANNRSMEEEARQILRKYLLEERCAKGIGTRIARRFSELGGIELHLPQRSYPRDTTLSELETPL; encoded by the coding sequence ATGGCCAGTCTGACGTTAAGAAATATCGATGAATCCATTAAGGTAAAATTACGCATTGTGGCTGCCGCAAATAACCGATCAATGGAAGAAGAAGCCAGGCAGATTCTCAGGAAATATTTATTGGAAGAGCGATGCGCAAAAGGCATCGGCACACGTATCGCCAGGCGGTTTTCAGAATTGGGTGGTATTGAATTGCATCTGCCTCAAAGATCTTATCCGCGTGATACAACATTATCTGAATTGGAAACTCCCTTGTGA
- a CDS encoding cupin domain-containing protein, giving the protein METVQVIEGKRIKQYREKKGWSLRKLAGKAGISPSMLSQIESAKVDPSLSTLRKIAICLEVPLFFLVLDYSAPAHKKVKVNESRLAVFPNDGLIYQIIHSDQEKKMGIHIGVLEKGGATSADLLPHDGEECLIVLEGSMQVVYENETIDLAAGESLYFDSSVPHKLQNIQDEPCRFYLIISPPKF; this is encoded by the coding sequence ATGGAGACAGTTCAGGTGATAGAGGGAAAACGAATCAAGCAATACAGGGAGAAAAAAGGCTGGTCTCTGAGAAAACTGGCGGGCAAGGCAGGAATTTCTCCCAGCATGCTCAGCCAAATTGAATCCGCCAAAGTGGATCCATCCCTGTCAACATTGAGAAAAATCGCCATTTGTTTAGAGGTACCTTTGTTTTTCCTGGTTCTTGATTATTCTGCCCCGGCCCATAAAAAAGTAAAAGTGAACGAGTCCCGGCTGGCGGTTTTTCCCAATGACGGCCTGATTTATCAGATCATTCATTCTGACCAGGAAAAAAAAATGGGCATCCATATCGGTGTTTTGGAAAAAGGGGGCGCCACCAGCGCTGACCTGCTGCCCCATGACGGTGAAGAATGCCTGATTGTCCTGGAAGGCAGCATGCAGGTGGTGTACGAAAATGAAACCATCGATCTGGCAGCCGGAGAAAGCCTTTATTTTGACAGTTCTGTGCCCCACAAACTGCAAAACATCCAGGATGAACCGTGCCGGTTCTATCTGATTATTTCACCCCCTAAATTCTGA
- a CDS encoding uroporphyrinogen decarboxylase family protein, with amino-acid sequence MRFIKQRTDAKVFWHSCGAVSSLLDDFIDVGVDILNPVQVRAHGMDAASLKKRYGKRLVFWGGIDSQQVLPSGTVKDVENEVAHLIKNAGSGGGLVICSVHNIQADVPEDNVLALYDTARKLGRYPLI; translated from the coding sequence ATCCGGTTCATCAAGCAGAGAACCGATGCAAAAGTTTTCTGGCATTCCTGCGGCGCAGTGTCCAGTCTTCTGGATGACTTCATCGATGTGGGGGTTGATATCCTCAATCCGGTCCAGGTCCGGGCCCATGGCATGGATGCGGCATCCCTTAAAAAACGGTATGGCAAACGGCTCGTGTTCTGGGGTGGGATTGATTCCCAGCAGGTGCTGCCGTCCGGCACGGTCAAAGATGTGGAAAACGAAGTGGCCCATCTGATTAAAAATGCTGGATCAGGCGGCGGACTGGTGATATGCTCGGTGCACAACATCCAGGCGGATGTTCCGGAAGACAATGTCCTGGCTTTGTATGACACTGCCAGAAAACTGGGCCGATACCCGCTGATATGA
- a CDS encoding uroporphyrinogen decarboxylase/cobalamine-independent methonine synthase family protein: MNSKERFTAAINHEEPDRVPLDLGGWVTTISVKTYDRLLKKLGIQRTAVAFDWLRQNVKPDEDVLERLGVDTRYVHLGDSEFWRFEPQRTEKGLYVTDEWGCGFLMPEDSLYYNLVDSPLRNATVDDLASHTWPDPDDPGYLNGVEEQARQLAEAGEYGVVGSFAWETWFERAWKLRAMDRFYMDMVANKEFVHALLDKTLSLHMRLLDNVLRVCGQYLDVIIQGGDLAGQKTTLMSPATYREFIKPRQEKTHPVHQAENRCKSFLAFLRRSVQSSG; the protein is encoded by the coding sequence ATGAACAGTAAAGAACGATTCACCGCCGCCATAAACCATGAAGAACCGGACCGTGTACCGCTGGACCTGGGGGGGTGGGTGACCACCATCAGTGTCAAAACCTACGACCGGCTGCTCAAAAAACTGGGCATCCAGCGGACAGCCGTCGCATTTGACTGGCTGCGGCAGAATGTGAAACCGGATGAAGACGTGCTGGAGCGGCTCGGAGTGGACACCCGGTATGTTCACCTTGGCGATTCCGAATTCTGGCGGTTTGAACCACAAAGGACGGAAAAAGGCCTGTATGTCACGGATGAATGGGGATGCGGGTTTCTCATGCCCGAGGATTCGCTTTATTACAATCTGGTTGACAGCCCCCTGAGAAATGCCACAGTGGATGATCTGGCATCTCATACCTGGCCGGACCCGGATGATCCCGGATATCTTAACGGGGTAGAAGAACAGGCCAGACAACTCGCTGAAGCAGGAGAATACGGTGTGGTGGGAAGTTTTGCCTGGGAGACCTGGTTTGAACGAGCCTGGAAACTGCGGGCCATGGACCGATTTTACATGGATATGGTGGCAAACAAAGAATTTGTTCACGCGCTGCTGGACAAGACCCTGTCTTTACACATGCGATTGTTGGATAATGTACTCAGGGTGTGCGGCCAATACCTGGATGTGATCATTCAGGGCGGTGATCTGGCCGGCCAGAAGACCACGCTGATGTCACCGGCCACATACCGGGAATTTATCAAGCCCCGCCAGGAAAAAACTCATCCGGTTCATCAAGCAGAGAACCGATGCAAAAGTTTTCTGGCATTCCTGCGGCGCAGTGTCCAGTCTTCTGGATGA
- a CDS encoding TRAP transporter large permease has protein sequence MNAIILISVLMILMALRVPVVFSLLLSCLFYVTFLKEIPMIILAHRMLGSLQIFPLLSLPLYILAADIMNSGRITEEMFNLSRSLVGHIRGSMGHVNVVASMIFAGMSGSITADTAGLGKIEIPMMTKAGYDKSFAVAVTGASSIIGPIMPPSIQMILYAMIAEQSVGRLFVGGAIPGMVMGLAIMVTIYFYAVRRKYPYDANRAPWAEIWKSFRRSVWALMTPVIILGGIVTGIFTPTEAAVVAVVYAFVISFFVYRTLQLKDMLKMMVGSAVTSALILVIMGAASVFGWIVTMENIPALIRDFIMATTDQQWVVLIILNLVFLVAGCFFDICAIILVFTPMILPVLTAFQIDLVHWGVVEVLNVCIGFLTPPFGVGLYVLSDLSGLSVSQVMKAVTPFLIPLLISLTLITFFPQLVLWLPEIVFG, from the coding sequence ATGAATGCCATCATTTTGATCTCGGTTTTAATGATTCTGATGGCCCTGCGGGTGCCGGTGGTGTTTTCTCTGCTTTTATCCTGCCTTTTCTATGTGACATTCCTCAAAGAGATCCCCATGATCATACTGGCCCATCGGATGCTGGGCAGTCTGCAGATTTTTCCACTGCTGTCACTGCCCCTGTATATCCTGGCGGCGGATATCATGAACTCCGGCCGGATCACTGAAGAGATGTTTAATCTGTCTCGTTCGCTGGTGGGCCATATCCGAGGGTCTATGGGCCATGTCAATGTGGTGGCGTCCATGATTTTTGCAGGCATGAGTGGTTCCATCACCGCGGATACCGCCGGTCTGGGCAAGATTGAAATCCCCATGATGACCAAGGCAGGGTATGACAAATCCTTTGCCGTGGCCGTGACCGGTGCCAGCTCTATTATCGGTCCCATCATGCCCCCTAGCATCCAGATGATCCTGTATGCAATGATCGCCGAGCAATCAGTGGGCCGGTTGTTTGTGGGCGGGGCCATCCCCGGAATGGTCATGGGACTCGCCATCATGGTCACCATCTATTTTTATGCAGTCCGCCGCAAATATCCTTACGATGCAAACCGGGCTCCCTGGGCGGAAATCTGGAAAAGTTTCAGGCGGTCCGTCTGGGCCTTAATGACCCCGGTGATCATTCTGGGAGGAATTGTCACCGGCATCTTCACTCCTACGGAAGCCGCAGTTGTGGCGGTGGTGTATGCCTTTGTCATCTCTTTTTTCGTCTACCGCACCCTGCAATTGAAAGACATGTTGAAAATGATGGTGGGTTCGGCTGTGACCTCCGCTCTGATACTGGTCATCATGGGAGCGGCCTCGGTGTTCGGGTGGATTGTCACCATGGAAAATATCCCGGCCCTTATCCGGGATTTTATTATGGCCACCACGGACCAGCAATGGGTGGTGCTGATCATCCTGAACCTGGTGTTTCTGGTTGCCGGATGTTTTTTTGATATCTGCGCCATCATTCTGGTGTTCACCCCCATGATACTGCCTGTGCTGACCGCTTTTCAGATCGATCTGGTGCATTGGGGCGTGGTGGAAGTACTCAATGTGTGCATCGGGTTTCTGACCCCGCCGTTCGGGGTGGGCCTGTATGTGCTCAGTGATTTATCCGGCCTGAGTGTGAGCCAGGTTATGAAAGCAGTGACCCCGTTTCTGATTCCACTGTTGATCTCGCTGACATTGATCACATTTTTTCCGCAGCTGGTCCTGTGGCTGCCGGAAATTGTATTTGGATAG
- a CDS encoding TRAP transporter small permease translates to MGLQGLNRKLAGLLDWAIGLIMGAVVAILFVGVIMRYVFNAPLFWSEEVAVMGLIWMTFLGGAILMRQDKNVCITLFSDICPAPVGRFMKILSGVLVILMLCIMIYQSWQLTGRLAHATTPALRIKESWFGWAMICGFVIMLYYQILHLIALLKNKTAFPETADQDRGCVL, encoded by the coding sequence ATGGGTTTACAGGGGTTGAACCGGAAACTGGCAGGGCTGCTGGATTGGGCCATCGGGTTGATCATGGGCGCCGTTGTTGCCATTCTGTTTGTGGGAGTGATCATGCGGTATGTCTTCAATGCCCCGCTGTTCTGGTCTGAAGAGGTGGCGGTGATGGGACTGATCTGGATGACCTTTCTGGGCGGGGCTATCCTGATGCGTCAGGACAAAAACGTGTGCATCACCCTGTTCAGCGATATCTGCCCTGCCCCCGTGGGCCGGTTCATGAAAATCCTGTCCGGCGTACTGGTTATCCTCATGCTGTGTATCATGATCTACCAGAGCTGGCAGCTTACCGGCCGGCTGGCCCATGCCACCACCCCGGCACTGCGGATAAAGGAATCCTGGTTCGGTTGGGCCATGATCTGCGGGTTTGTTATCATGCTGTATTACCAAATACTGCACCTGATTGCCCTGTTGAAAAACAAGACCGCCTTTCCTGAAACAGCGGACCAGGACCGGGGCTGTGTCTTATGA
- a CDS encoding TRAP transporter substrate-binding protein, translating to MKKVLAIVLICVMGVFANNAFAKDVVLKLAHITAPGGMLDMKAQKFAELVKEKSSGKITVDIYPAQQLGNIKELLQGMSMGTIDIVQEAESFMDTFDKDYAIFGTPFMFSREELKSSEYIKEVRERVRKKTGIRTLPGFAFRPAFHLWTQKRQIMIPEELNGVKLRVWQAKALVDTWNGLGATAVPLAWGDVYLSLSQKVVDGMVHNIVQVRDEKFYEQLDFCTKLDFMQLYDVTWISDIKWQTLSPEDQAVLSQASEECAEWFVDYGQSLEAEAQQQMETAGVTFAVADRDKWTQKAGMVHKELEKSGLWSEGLLEKLNK from the coding sequence ATGAAAAAAGTATTAGCAATCGTTTTAATCTGTGTTATGGGGGTGTTTGCAAATAATGCCTTTGCCAAGGATGTCGTACTGAAACTGGCCCATATCACGGCCCCCGGTGGCATGCTTGACATGAAAGCCCAGAAATTCGCGGAACTGGTAAAAGAAAAAAGCAGTGGCAAAATCACCGTAGATATCTATCCGGCCCAGCAGCTGGGCAACATCAAGGAGCTGCTCCAGGGAATGAGCATGGGTACCATTGATATCGTTCAGGAAGCGGAATCGTTCATGGATACCTTTGACAAGGATTACGCAATTTTTGGTACGCCTTTCATGTTTTCCAGAGAGGAACTCAAATCCAGCGAATATATCAAAGAGGTCAGAGAAAGGGTGCGCAAAAAAACCGGTATCCGCACATTGCCTGGCTTTGCATTCCGGCCGGCCTTTCATTTGTGGACCCAGAAAAGACAAATCATGATCCCTGAAGAACTGAACGGCGTCAAGCTGCGAGTTTGGCAGGCAAAAGCTCTGGTGGATACCTGGAATGGTCTGGGCGCTACCGCAGTTCCCCTGGCCTGGGGGGATGTGTATCTGTCTTTGTCCCAGAAAGTCGTGGACGGCATGGTTCACAATATCGTCCAGGTAAGGGATGAAAAATTCTACGAACAGCTGGATTTCTGCACCAAACTGGATTTCATGCAGCTCTATGACGTCACCTGGATTTCCGATATCAAATGGCAGACGCTGTCGCCCGAAGACCAGGCAGTATTGAGCCAGGCAAGCGAAGAATGCGCTGAATGGTTTGTGGATTATGGACAGAGTCTGGAAGCAGAAGCCCAGCAGCAGATGGAAACGGCCGGGGTCACTTTTGCGGTTGCCGACCGGGACAAATGGACACAGAAAGCCGGCATGGTTCACAAAGAACTTGAAAAAAGCGGTCTGTGGTCTGAAGGCCTGCTCGAAAAACTAAACAAATAA
- a CDS encoding transporter substrate-binding domain-containing protein: MTEKNPIKTVYCILWIAAALIGVGCFTPYAHPVFAGEADTAARQTIRSGAEVDYPPFSFVDEHGTANGFSVELMRAALAVMGRDVTFRTGPWTDVRTWLERAEIDALPLVGRTPEREALFDFTVPYMSLHGAIVVRGNETGIRDLADLRGRKVAVMTGDNAEEFLRREDRGIEIHTRPTFDITLQELSDGRYDAVVAQRLVALRLIQKAGLTDLHVIERPIEGFEQDFCFAVHDGDRDTLALLNEGLAIVMADGTYRHLHSKWFAAMQLPSDRPIVVGGDRNFPPYEFLDENGQPAGYNVDLTRAIASEMGLNIDIRLGRWTERIEALENGRIDIMQGMFYSPDRDLKFDFSQPHAVSHYVAVVRNGEGPAPESVKDLSGKRIVVEQGDILHDFVITNDLDTQVVAVADQETALRELREGRHDCALVSLITAIYLTKKHGWSDVVIGKQTIFAAEYCYASAKGQKALLAQFSEGLKALDNTGEYRRIHDKWLRVYQDTPTSLTDALRYSAIVIIPLLVIILLAVTWSWLLRRQVAEKTNALQESLDRFKYVFEAANVGKSITLPTGEVNANKAYADFLGYAPEELEGKKWQVLTPAEDIEKIEMRISRLLTGEKRADRFEKRYVHKNGTLLWADVSVAIWRDDKGTPLYLMTTIVDITERKKVEADHDKLQSQLLQAQKMESVGRLAGGVAHDFNNMLGVIMGYAQLAIDKTDPEDSLRADLKEIVTAAERSTDITRQLLAFARKQTIDPKVLDLNNTLESMLKMIRRLIGEDIDLPWKPKPGVWPVKIDPSQLNQILVNLCVNARDAIADVGKITIETDNVRFDDAYCADHAGFIPGEYVLLAVSDDGRGMDRKTLDNIFEPFYTTKPIGKGTGLGLSVIYGIVKQNKGFINVYSEPEKGTTFRLYFSRHDDVVRRIEADSAEETPAGSGETVLIVEDETSILTLTKRILEQLDYNILTAETPGEAVALTNEHDGEIHLLITDVVMPEMNGRDLAEKLQAEYPKLKVLFMSGYTANVIAHHGVLDADVHFIQKPFSNKDLAVKVKKALKR; encoded by the coding sequence ATGACAGAAAAAAATCCCATAAAAACAGTCTATTGTATTTTGTGGATTGCAGCCGCCCTTATTGGGGTGGGTTGCTTTACCCCATATGCTCACCCTGTTTTTGCCGGTGAAGCCGATACCGCCGCCAGGCAAACCATCCGCTCAGGCGCGGAAGTCGACTATCCCCCTTTCAGTTTTGTTGACGAACATGGCACGGCCAATGGTTTCTCCGTAGAATTGATGCGGGCGGCACTGGCCGTCATGGGCCGAGATGTCACCTTTCGCACAGGACCGTGGACAGACGTCCGCACCTGGCTGGAACGCGCTGAAATCGATGCACTTCCCCTGGTCGGCCGCACGCCCGAGCGGGAAGCATTGTTTGATTTCACAGTGCCTTACATGTCTTTGCACGGGGCCATTGTGGTGCGTGGCAATGAAACCGGCATCAGGGACCTGGCTGATTTACGCGGGCGCAAGGTGGCGGTGATGACGGGCGATAACGCCGAGGAATTTTTAAGGCGGGAAGATCGGGGAATTGAGATCCATACCCGACCCACGTTTGACATCACCCTGCAGGAACTGTCAGACGGCAGATATGATGCCGTGGTGGCCCAGCGACTGGTGGCCCTGCGCCTGATACAGAAAGCCGGACTCACGGACCTGCATGTCATAGAGCGGCCGATTGAGGGTTTCGAGCAGGACTTTTGTTTCGCCGTCCATGACGGCGACCGTGACACCCTGGCCCTGCTCAATGAAGGGCTGGCCATCGTCATGGCGGACGGCACGTATCGCCATCTGCATTCCAAATGGTTTGCCGCCATGCAGCTGCCCTCGGATCGACCCATCGTTGTCGGCGGGGACCGGAATTTTCCGCCCTATGAATTCCTGGATGAAAACGGTCAGCCCGCGGGATACAATGTGGATCTGACCAGAGCCATTGCCAGTGAAATGGGTCTGAATATCGACATCCGGCTCGGCCGGTGGACAGAAAGGATAGAGGCCTTAGAAAACGGCAGAATCGATATCATGCAGGGCATGTTTTATTCACCGGACCGGGATCTGAAATTTGATTTTTCACAGCCCCATGCCGTCAGTCACTATGTGGCGGTTGTGAGAAACGGCGAGGGACCGGCACCGGAATCTGTCAAGGATCTTTCCGGAAAACGCATCGTTGTGGAACAAGGTGACATCCTGCATGATTTTGTCATCACAAACGACCTGGACACCCAGGTGGTTGCCGTGGCGGATCAGGAAACAGCCCTGCGCGAATTAAGGGAGGGCAGACACGACTGTGCGCTGGTGTCTTTGATTACGGCCATTTACCTGACAAAAAAACACGGCTGGTCAGATGTGGTCATTGGAAAACAAACCATTTTTGCCGCCGAGTATTGCTATGCCTCCGCCAAGGGCCAAAAAGCGTTGCTGGCCCAGTTCAGCGAAGGATTGAAGGCCCTGGACAACACGGGTGAATACCGGCGAATCCATGACAAGTGGCTCCGCGTTTACCAGGACACGCCCACCTCATTGACCGATGCGCTCCGGTACTCGGCCATCGTCATCATTCCGCTTCTGGTTATCATCCTGCTCGCTGTCACATGGTCGTGGTTGTTGCGCCGCCAGGTCGCTGAAAAAACCAACGCCCTGCAGGAAAGCCTGGACCGGTTCAAATACGTTTTCGAAGCGGCAAATGTCGGAAAATCGATCACACTGCCCACGGGGGAAGTCAATGCCAACAAAGCCTATGCCGATTTTCTGGGGTATGCGCCCGAGGAGCTGGAAGGCAAAAAATGGCAGGTTCTCACACCGGCGGAAGATATCGAAAAAATTGAAATGAGAATCAGCCGGCTGCTGACCGGAGAGAAACGGGCGGATCGTTTTGAAAAACGCTATGTTCACAAAAACGGCACCCTCCTCTGGGCGGATGTCAGTGTCGCTATCTGGCGTGACGACAAAGGAACCCCCCTTTATTTAATGACAACGATCGTTGATATCACTGAACGCAAAAAAGTCGAGGCGGACCACGACAAACTTCAGTCCCAGCTGCTCCAGGCACAGAAGATGGAATCCGTGGGCCGTCTGGCAGGCGGTGTGGCCCATGATTTCAACAATATGCTGGGTGTGATCATGGGGTATGCGCAACTGGCGATTGATAAAACAGATCCTGAAGACTCTCTGCGTGCTGATCTGAAAGAGATCGTCACGGCGGCGGAACGATCCACGGATATCACCCGGCAGCTTCTGGCATTCGCCCGGAAACAGACCATCGATCCGAAAGTGCTGGACCTGAATAACACCCTGGAGAGCATGCTCAAGATGATCCGCCGTCTCATCGGCGAAGACATCGACCTTCCCTGGAAACCCAAACCCGGGGTGTGGCCGGTAAAAATAGATCCCTCACAGCTGAACCAGATCCTTGTCAACCTGTGTGTCAACGCGCGGGATGCCATCGCGGATGTGGGGAAAATCACCATTGAAACCGATAACGTCCGGTTTGATGACGCGTATTGTGCTGACCATGCCGGATTTATTCCGGGTGAATATGTCCTTTTGGCTGTCAGCGATGACGGGCGCGGCATGGACAGGAAAACGCTGGACAATATTTTCGAACCCTTTTACACGACCAAACCCATCGGCAAAGGCACGGGGCTCGGGCTGTCGGTGATCTACGGCATTGTCAAGCAAAACAAAGGGTTTATCAATGTTTACAGCGAACCTGAAAAAGGGACCACCTTCCGGCTTTATTTCTCACGTCATGACGATGTCGTCCGACGGATTGAAGCGGATTCAGCCGAAGAAACTCCGGCCGGATCGGGTGAAACCGTGCTGATTGTTGAAGATGAAACCTCCATTTTGACGCTGACTAAAAGAATCCTCGAACAGTTGGATTACAACATCCTAACCGCGGAAACCCCTGGTGAGGCCGTCGCTTTGACAAACGAACATGACGGTGAAATTCATCTGCTGATCACCGACGTGGTCATGCCGGAGATGAACGGCCGGGACCTGGCTGAAAAACTCCAGGCGGAATACCCGAAACTGAAAGTGCTCTTCATGTCCGGATATACGGCCAATGTCATCGCCCATCACGGCGTTCTGGATGCAGATGTTCATTTCATTCAAAAGCCTTTTTCCAACAAAGATCTCGCAGTGAAGGTGAAAAAGGCGTTGAAGAGGTGA